In a genomic window of Gossypium arboreum isolate Shixiya-1 chromosome 9, ASM2569848v2, whole genome shotgun sequence:
- the LOC108454705 gene encoding homeobox-leucine zipper protein HAT14-like has translation MELALSLGDPSKSFSFLDKTPKLSSKDLGFCMGLRLQEKVDAFEGEAATGDGDYKRVSSDPPHQLDLLPFSPVPRVQPSSQLRFPWLTDNVMEMGSSDGRGRGLDVNRLAVVALGEEAEEGAALSSPNSAASSFQVDFGFTNGSSRGKREVEMETERGSSRASDDDDNGSTRKKLRLSKEQSAFLEESFKEHNTLNPKQKLALAKQLNLRPRQVEVWFQNRRARTKLKQTEVDCEYLKRCCETLTEENRRLQKELQELRALKASQPFYMQLPATTLTMCPSCERVATTSTTADGKNGLLPLTKTSG, from the exons atGGAATTGGCTTTGAGCTTGGGCGATCCTTCAAAGTCGTTTTCATTTCTTGACAAAACCCCAAAGTTATCAAGCAAGGATTTAGGGTTTTGTATGGGGCTCAGGTTACAAGAGAAGGTGGACGCTTTTGAAGGTGAAGCTGCTACCGGAGATGGAGATTACAAAAGGGTTTCTTCAGATCCACCTCATCAGCTAGATCTTCTTCCTTTCTCTCCAGTTCCTCGCGTCCAACCTTCTTCTCAGCTTCGTTTTCCTTGGCTCACTGATAACG TGATGGAAATGGGTTCATCGGATGGACGGGGAAGAGGTTTAGACGTGAACCGGTTGGCGGTGGTGGCGTTGGGGGAGGAAGCAGAGGAAGGGGCGGCGCTGTCATCTCCGAATAGCGCAGCGTCTTCATTCCAGGTAGATTTCGGGTTTACAAATGGGAGCAGCAGAGGGAAGAGGGAGGTGGAAATGGAAACTGAAAGGGGTAGCTCAAGAGCCAGCGACGACGATGACAATGGTTCTACTCGGAAGAAACTCAGGCTGTCTAAAGAACAATCTGCTTTTCTCGAAGAAAGTTTCAAAGAACACAACACTCTCAATCCC AAGCAAAAACTTGCCTTGGCCAAGCAGTTGAACCTTCGACCTCGCCAAGTAGAAGTTTGGTTTCAGAACAGAAGAGCAAG GACAAAGTTGAAGCAAACGGAAGTGGATTGCGAGTATTTAAAGCGATGTTGCGAGACACTGACAGAGGAAAACAGGAGGTTACAAAAGGAACTGCAAGAATTAAGAGCTTTGAAAGCTTCCCAACCATTTTACATGCAGTTACCTGCCACCACCTTAACTATGTGTCCTTCGTGTGAGCGTGTCGCCACTACTTCCACCACCGCCGATGGCAAAAATGGACTCCTACCGCTGACTAAGACTAGTGGATAA